In bacterium, a genomic segment contains:
- a CDS encoding ADP-ribosylglycohydrolase family protein: MKNYEELVYAGVLGKVIGVYMGRPFEGWPKAELEKKWGMISGYVHEDLGKPLIVSDDDISGTFTFIRALEDSGLYQDTPGDFFGDTWLNYILEHKTILWWGGLGLSTEHTAFLRLKAGVKSPASGSIALNGHTVAEQIGAQIFIDAFGLVAPAKPELAARLARKAASVSHDGEAVYAAVVVAAMVSAAFTEKRMNELLRIGVSHIPENCLIARVHRDVRAWCKADRDWHKTFARIDKSYGYHKYGGNCHVIPNHAIMVMAWCYAPDDFYEAQRIINTAGWDTDCNAANVGSVMGVKVGLKGLNARYDFQGPFADRILLPTAEGTRSTSDCLTEALHIARIGRKVMGWGAVPPPKKGAWHHFDLPGARHGYMTESDPYGCRNTAIVENVAGHSRLGSRSLRIAFAVDAGRQARVSTPVLARPDVAGYGIVSTPQLYSGMTVKMTGSASALEHATHARLFLRVLTGGKWTETTVVFGKSTLLKPTAPFTLSMTVPDTKGCAVIDVGIEISSPASTQGELFVDSVTCAGKAKVEFPSQIPRDGDAPGWIRHADHLGGTFSDDPGDFTHAGKNSERGLLVTGTTGWKDYTFEACVKIHLADKGGILVRYQGLQRYIALVRTHDNKLQLIERYYGDSILAETTCRWKLDQPHALRLVCKGRKITAFCDGEKILEGEDRKLGCGGAGLIFEKGIIGFNSVKVS; the protein is encoded by the coding sequence ATGAAAAACTATGAAGAACTTGTCTATGCGGGCGTTTTGGGAAAAGTCATTGGCGTCTATATGGGGCGCCCCTTTGAAGGCTGGCCAAAGGCGGAGCTCGAAAAAAAATGGGGGATGATCAGCGGCTATGTCCATGAGGATCTGGGTAAACCCCTCATTGTCTCGGACGACGATATCTCCGGGACCTTCACCTTCATTCGGGCGCTTGAGGATTCCGGGCTCTATCAGGACACGCCCGGTGATTTCTTTGGCGACACCTGGCTTAACTATATTCTTGAGCACAAAACCATCCTCTGGTGGGGTGGCTTGGGGCTTTCCACCGAGCATACGGCCTTTCTGCGCCTCAAGGCGGGGGTTAAATCCCCGGCGTCAGGCTCGATCGCCTTGAACGGACACACGGTAGCGGAACAGATTGGCGCCCAGATTTTCATCGATGCCTTTGGTTTGGTCGCTCCGGCGAAACCCGAACTGGCCGCCCGGTTGGCCCGCAAGGCCGCTTCCGTCTCGCATGATGGCGAGGCGGTTTATGCCGCGGTCGTCGTGGCCGCCATGGTGAGCGCTGCCTTCACTGAAAAGCGGATGAATGAGTTGCTCCGGATCGGGGTCAGTCATATCCCTGAAAACTGCCTGATTGCCAGAGTCCATCGCGATGTGCGTGCCTGGTGCAAGGCGGATCGCGATTGGCATAAAACGTTTGCCCGGATCGACAAATCATACGGCTATCACAAGTACGGGGGCAACTGCCATGTCATCCCGAATCATGCCATCATGGTCATGGCCTGGTGTTATGCCCCGGACGATTTCTATGAAGCCCAGCGCATCATCAACACGGCGGGCTGGGACACGGACTGTAATGCGGCCAACGTCGGCTCGGTCATGGGGGTTAAAGTGGGGCTGAAAGGGCTCAACGCCCGCTATGACTTTCAGGGCCCCTTTGCGGACCGGATTCTGCTTCCTACCGCCGAAGGCACCCGCAGCACCAGTGACTGCCTCACGGAGGCGCTTCACATCGCCCGTATCGGCCGGAAGGTCATGGGGTGGGGGGCCGTCCCGCCTCCGAAAAAAGGGGCCTGGCATCATTTTGACCTGCCCGGTGCCCGGCATGGCTACATGACGGAATCCGATCCCTATGGATGCCGGAACACCGCGATCGTTGAAAATGTGGCAGGCCATTCACGCCTCGGGAGCCGTTCGCTACGGATCGCCTTCGCGGTGGATGCCGGACGACAGGCCCGGGTCTCAACCCCGGTGCTGGCCCGACCGGATGTGGCCGGGTATGGGATCGTCTCCACCCCCCAATTGTATTCCGGGATGACCGTGAAGATGACCGGTTCGGCTAGCGCCCTTGAGCATGCCACTCATGCACGGCTGTTCCTCAGAGTCCTGACGGGCGGTAAATGGACGGAAACGACCGTTGTCTTCGGAAAATCGACCCTCCTTAAACCCACGGCGCCGTTCACCCTCTCCATGACGGTCCCGGACACCAAGGGGTGCGCGGTCATTGATGTCGGCATTGAAATCAGCTCCCCGGCCTCGACTCAGGGTGAGCTGTTTGTGGATAGCGTCACCTGTGCAGGAAAAGCCAAAGTTGAATTCCCATCCCAGATTCCCCGGGACGGGGATGCCCCCGGCTGGATTCGCCATGCCGACCATCTAGGGGGGACCTTTTCGGATGATCCGGGTGACTTCACCCATGCCGGAAAAAACAGCGAGCGCGGCCTCCTTGTGACCGGCACGACTGGCTGGAAGGACTATACCTTCGAAGCTTGCGTGAAGATTCACCTGGCCGACAAGGGGGGGATTCTCGTCCGGTATCAGGGACTGCAGCGTTATATCGCCCTCGTCCGCACCCATGACAACAAACTACAATTGATCGAGCGCTACTATGGGGATTCAATTTTGGCCGAAACCACCTGCCGCTGGAAACTCGACCAGCCGCATGCGTTGCGTCTGGTCTGCAAAGGGCGGAAAATCACCGCATTCTGTGATGGTGAAAAAATCCTCGAAGGCGAAGATCGCAAACTGGGATGTGGCGGGGCTGGACTGATCTTTGAAAAAGGTATAATAGGGTTCAACAGCGTAAAGGTGTCCTGA
- a CDS encoding 16S rRNA (uracil(1498)-N(3))-methyltransferase: protein MNLILLFPEDFISEHTVVLNGPRLEHIQQVLRAETGQALRVGVLNGRLGTGTITAMSDKGVELKVTLTEPPPAPLQVTLLLAMPRPKCFRRIIQCVTTMGVKRIALFGAYRVEKSYWKSPWLDAAELQRQLVLGLEQARDTVLPQVTLHPLFKTFVEDDLPSLVAGTRCLVAHPGEGGLCPVGLPGPVTLAIGPEGGFTDYELGLLAAGGFEGITLGPRILRTEQAVPALLGRLMGEEGLKQVG from the coding sequence ATGAACCTGATCCTCCTTTTCCCGGAAGACTTTATTAGTGAGCATACGGTGGTTCTGAACGGCCCCCGGTTGGAGCATATCCAGCAGGTGCTTCGGGCCGAAACCGGACAAGCCTTGCGCGTCGGCGTCTTGAACGGGCGGCTGGGAACGGGCACCATCACCGCGATGTCGGATAAAGGGGTCGAACTGAAGGTGACGTTGACGGAGCCACCGCCTGCGCCGCTTCAGGTAACGCTGCTTCTGGCGATGCCGCGTCCCAAATGTTTCCGTCGCATCATTCAGTGCGTCACGACCATGGGGGTTAAGCGGATCGCCTTGTTCGGCGCCTACCGGGTGGAGAAAAGCTATTGGAAAAGTCCCTGGCTGGACGCAGCTGAACTGCAACGGCAGTTGGTGCTCGGGCTGGAGCAGGCCCGCGATACGGTATTGCCGCAAGTCACCCTGCACCCCCTGTTCAAAACCTTTGTGGAAGATGACCTGCCGTCCCTGGTGGCGGGAACCCGGTGTCTGGTGGCCCATCCGGGAGAAGGGGGCCTCTGTCCGGTAGGCCTGCCTGGTCCGGTGACTCTGGCCATTGGGCCTGAAGGCGGGTTCACCGATTATGAACTGGGGCTTCTGGCCGCAGGTGGATTTGAAGGCATCACACTTGGCCCGCGTATTTTGAGAACCGAACAGGCCGTTCCGGCGCTTCTGGGCCGGCTGATGGGGGAAGAGGGGCTGAAGCAGGTCGGCTGA
- a CDS encoding sialate O-acetylesterase: MKRTSAFVLFLMVALGLSCSASLAGWEIPSIISSNMVLQQNSDAPLWGWDEPGTTVTVSFREKTVTTQTGSDGKWQLRLPTGKAGGPFVLHIKGSRELTLEGVLVGEVWVAGGQSNMWWHEGGCKEAAREREDADYPMIRIWDANTSTNQAGWPSDTTQRTVKAEWTPVSPGMVANTPGVPFFFARELHKLLKVPVGIVHIAVPGQAIETFLSPSFITANLPLAREQSEHQKRPAPSCFYNGMVAPVAPYAAKGFLWWQGESNADRHLQYRGLFTGLIDDWRHAWGENDAPFLYVELANFLKPQVNPVENDQWPALRDAQSYALALDHVHAVSAIDILGPAESPFNIHPPNKQLIGHRLVLAARANVYGEKRLVWSGPRYKSVEFDGNRAILTFTHIGGKLMSKDSLELKGFALAGADRQFKWAQARIVRNTVVVSSPEVPVPVAVRYDWANNPIGNLVNKEGLPAFPFRTDSWNLVEK; the protein is encoded by the coding sequence ATGAAACGAACCTCTGCTTTTGTTCTATTTCTCATGGTGGCACTCGGGTTGTCCTGCTCGGCCAGTCTGGCCGGCTGGGAAATCCCCTCCATCATCAGTTCAAACATGGTGCTTCAACAGAATAGTGATGCGCCGCTCTGGGGCTGGGATGAGCCAGGGACCACGGTCACCGTCTCCTTCCGGGAAAAGACCGTTACCACGCAAACCGGATCTGACGGGAAATGGCAGCTCCGGCTCCCCACCGGCAAAGCTGGCGGACCCTTTGTGCTCCACATTAAAGGGTCCCGGGAGTTAACCCTCGAAGGGGTGCTGGTGGGAGAAGTCTGGGTTGCCGGCGGGCAGAGTAATATGTGGTGGCATGAAGGGGGATGCAAAGAGGCGGCCCGGGAGCGGGAGGACGCGGATTACCCGATGATCCGGATCTGGGATGCCAACACGTCTACCAATCAGGCCGGCTGGCCGTCGGACACCACACAGCGGACGGTCAAGGCCGAATGGACGCCCGTCTCCCCCGGCATGGTCGCCAACACGCCCGGCGTGCCATTCTTCTTCGCCAGGGAACTCCATAAACTATTGAAGGTCCCCGTCGGCATTGTCCATATCGCCGTGCCGGGTCAGGCCATCGAAACCTTCCTGAGCCCCTCCTTCATCACGGCCAATCTCCCCCTCGCCAGGGAGCAGAGCGAGCACCAGAAGCGACCCGCCCCCTCCTGTTTCTATAACGGAATGGTGGCGCCCGTGGCACCGTATGCCGCCAAGGGATTCCTCTGGTGGCAAGGTGAGTCCAACGCCGACCGGCACCTGCAATACCGGGGCCTGTTCACGGGGTTGATTGATGACTGGCGCCACGCCTGGGGCGAGAACGACGCCCCCTTCCTGTATGTCGAGCTGGCCAATTTCCTGAAACCCCAGGTTAACCCCGTTGAAAACGATCAATGGCCCGCCCTGCGCGACGCCCAGTCCTACGCCCTGGCACTTGACCATGTCCATGCGGTGTCCGCCATCGATATTCTGGGCCCGGCTGAATCCCCCTTCAATATTCACCCGCCGAACAAACAGCTCATCGGGCATCGCCTGGTCTTGGCGGCACGGGCCAATGTCTATGGAGAGAAACGATTAGTCTGGTCCGGACCGCGTTATAAATCGGTAGAGTTTGATGGCAACCGGGCCATCCTGACGTTCACTCATATTGGAGGCAAACTGATGTCAAAGGACAGCCTCGAGCTCAAGGGGTTCGCCCTGGCCGGCGCGGATCGCCAGTTCAAATGGGCCCAGGCCCGCATCGTGAGAAATACCGTGGTTGTGTCCTCGCCGGAAGTGCCGGTGCCGGTGGCGGTCCGTTATGACTGGGCCAATAATCCCATCGGGAACCTGGTCAACAAGGAAGGCCTCCCCGCCTTCCCGTTCCGCACCGACTCCTGGAACCTTGTGGAGAAATAA
- a CDS encoding AraC family transcriptional regulator, whose product MHKRPKSPYLLQYAPIELPDDFPINGEGPFAQQDSPITFLHLHDHFELGYCFDGSGVFVVENKVMPFNAGDVVVINPTEMHLASSAAGTVSHWSFLTLDPARLITAPLDEQKYLRVETLAGHSFRNVMTPLDHPGLGEQVKSIVMELRERRDGYRSAVRAKVWEVMVRLHRGIDLHDLPPRTVSRHTAMDRVAPALAHVAGHYAEPIYMDKLARLCHVSETHFRRLIRAATGVSPQDYLTHLRLQMAASLLISTDKRILDIALDTGFATLSSFNRYFKKELGASPREWRQNRKEGVSRPASAPLPPSAGPEAPERPVRFSKYAGQV is encoded by the coding sequence ATGCATAAACGACCAAAGAGTCCCTATCTGCTTCAATATGCGCCGATTGAACTGCCCGATGATTTCCCGATCAACGGAGAAGGGCCTTTTGCCCAGCAAGATAGTCCGATCACCTTCCTGCATCTTCACGATCATTTTGAATTAGGTTACTGTTTTGACGGGTCAGGCGTATTTGTGGTGGAAAATAAAGTGATGCCCTTCAATGCCGGCGATGTGGTGGTCATCAATCCTACCGAGATGCATCTGGCCTCCAGTGCGGCGGGAACGGTGAGTCACTGGAGTTTCCTGACGTTGGACCCGGCCCGGTTGATTACCGCGCCTTTAGATGAACAAAAATACCTGAGGGTTGAGACGTTGGCGGGACATTCATTCCGGAATGTGATGACCCCGCTCGACCATCCTGGATTGGGGGAACAGGTCAAATCCATTGTCATGGAGCTCAGGGAGCGCCGTGACGGATACCGCTCGGCGGTCCGGGCTAAAGTCTGGGAGGTCATGGTCCGCTTGCATCGAGGCATCGATCTCCATGATCTTCCTCCCCGTACGGTGTCACGACATACGGCCATGGACCGGGTGGCCCCCGCCTTAGCGCATGTGGCCGGACATTACGCGGAACCCATCTACATGGATAAATTGGCGCGGTTATGCCATGTCAGCGAAACCCATTTCAGGAGGCTGATCCGGGCGGCCACCGGCGTCTCGCCTCAGGACTACCTGACGCACCTGAGGCTTCAGATGGCCGCCTCCCTGCTGATCAGCACCGACAAACGCATATTGGATATCGCCTTGGACACCGGGTTTGCAACTCTCTCAAGCTTCAACCGGTATTTCAAAAAGGAACTGGGTGCTTCGCCCAGGGAATGGCGCCAAAACCGGAAGGAAGGGGTCAGCCGACCTGCTTCAGCCCCTCTTCCCCCATCAGCCGGCCCAGAAGCGCCGGAACGGCCTGTTCGGTTCTCAAAATACGCGGGCCAAGTGTGA
- a CDS encoding ribokinase: MKLLNFGSINIDLVYRLPHIVKPGETLASTSLEKFAGGKGSNQSIALGRAGAPVYHAGRIGKDGEWIVRILKEAGVDVENVRKDSGPTGHAIIQVADGGQNSIVLFPGANRAITRKDIRDTLARFGRGDILLLQNEINAIPEIMTLAHQAGMKIWFNPAPFSPDILRYPLSLVDLFIVNEIEAADLSGARAGKPALSALARQFPAAQILMTLGSKGAMLKSGTRQWTVPAPKVTAVDTTAAGDTFIGYFAASLIKGLAPEACLTFACKAASLSVTRKGAADSIPGQREVFG; this comes from the coding sequence ATGAAACTTCTGAATTTCGGCTCCATCAATATTGATCTGGTTTACCGTCTGCCGCACATCGTCAAGCCCGGAGAGACGCTGGCCAGTACGTCCCTGGAAAAGTTTGCAGGCGGGAAGGGGAGCAACCAGTCCATCGCTTTGGGGCGGGCCGGTGCACCGGTCTACCACGCCGGCAGGATTGGCAAGGACGGCGAGTGGATTGTCCGGATTCTCAAAGAAGCAGGCGTGGATGTGGAAAATGTCCGGAAGGATTCCGGCCCCACCGGGCATGCGATTATTCAGGTGGCGGATGGCGGGCAGAACTCCATCGTCCTTTTTCCCGGTGCTAATCGGGCCATTACCCGGAAGGACATCCGTGACACCTTGGCCCGTTTCGGCCGGGGCGACATCCTTCTGCTTCAGAATGAGATCAACGCGATTCCCGAGATCATGACCCTGGCGCATCAGGCCGGGATGAAAATCTGGTTTAACCCTGCACCGTTTTCCCCCGACATCCTCCGCTACCCGCTGTCGCTCGTGGATCTGTTTATCGTAAATGAAATTGAGGCGGCAGATTTGTCCGGGGCCAGGGCCGGGAAACCGGCCTTATCGGCTTTGGCCAGGCAATTTCCCGCGGCGCAGATTTTAATGACGCTCGGTTCAAAAGGCGCCATGCTGAAGAGCGGGACCCGGCAATGGACGGTGCCGGCCCCGAAAGTCACGGCGGTGGATACCACGGCGGCGGGTGATACCTTTATCGGATATTTCGCCGCGTCCCTGATCAAGGGGCTTGCCCCGGAAGCCTGCCTGACCTTTGCCTGTAAAGCGGCCTCCCTGTCGGTCACCCGCAAGGGGGCGGCTGATTCGATTCCCGGCCAGCGGGAAGTGTTCGGGTAA